Below is a genomic region from Henckelia pumila isolate YLH828 chromosome 3, ASM3356847v2, whole genome shotgun sequence.
GATGCTGTGGAAGTGGACTGCTAGAGGCATCATTCGCTTGCAACTCGGAGTCGGTCCTCTGTTTAGATGACTCCAAGTATGTGTTTTGGGATGCCATACACCCAACGGAGGCAGCATACTACTATATTTTCCTGTCCATCCGACCTGTAATTGATTATTTCTTAAAATAATAACTAaggatatgatatatatatgtcatCTTCAATGCcttttatttgaaataaaatatgtaGGCACCGTTTGGTGTGAAGGATAACACATTGATTGATTAATCATCCTTGCTATGTCCAATGCTTGGCTCAAGTTTTTCCAGGATTGGTGTCATGAACCATTGTCTAATtcaaatatattgatttaaaatCCTTAGATTATTTATCCAACATTATCTAATCCATGAATCAAACAATGCCGTATAGTATGTATCATCATATTAATGCGACTGTTGTTGGGGTGACTGAGGGCCATACGTACGTACACCAAACTGTATAACTGATCCATACAGCAATAATATTAAATGATTGAGAGATTTTTGAAAGCAATCAATCAATTACATTCATGATATGCATCAGTGAGTAGGCCAACTAACTCCATACAGCAATTAAAATGGATTTACAAGTGCCGTGGAAAGTAATTTTCTAGTACGTGTACAAGTCGAAATTATTTAAtgctctctatatatatactgCTCATGTGTCCCCTCAAGGAGGAACTaagtattattattaataaatatgctTCCAGATAACAGGATCCGTTGTAGTCTAGTTGGTTAGGATACTCGGCTCTCACCCGAGAGACCCGGGTTCAAGTCCCGGCaacggaatttttttttctcttctctaaaaataattttttatgcttTGTTAATAAAACAAGAATAGGTATGAGACAGTGTCCGTCTTAAACAACGAGAATATGGCTGTTGTGAGTAGCGGTGAGCAAAATTTCGGTTAAATCGAATTAGCCGATTGAACCGAATCAATTcgaaaattcggttcggttaattTGGAAATTCggtttttatgttataaaattttggttaaatcggttaattcggtttggttttcggttttcttaaaaaaaattcggttaaccgaattataaataattaaattttgaattttttttattaggccttatatataatttataatatattttaaatgtttttatatttaatattttacttaatttttcttattttaattttttaagctcaatatatttttaaaatgataaaaatatcatatttaaattattaattttataaatgttttaattttttaatttatttaaaaaaatcggttaattcggtcggttaaccgaattaatCGATTTTTAATTCGATTCGGTTAAATCGGTTTTAGTAtaaattcggttcggttcggttaaccAAAATGcaattcggttaattcggtttcggttaattcggttcgatttctgaccgaattaaccgaatgtTCACCCCTAATTGTGAGCAAGTattttatatttacaataaaaataaaaattaatgtttTTCACCGAAATCCAAATATAAATCTCtcgtgagttttttttttattttaaaaaaacactatTTAACTTTCATTGCATGATTGTGTCCACTTGCTCGTCATTAAAAACTTTGTCTTACAATTAAATACAAGTTTCGAATCTCAGAAATCAGTAGTACAAAGTAGAGTTCcaagtataaatttttttaaaaaaaaatagagttcCAAGTTGGAAAGAACCAATGAGCATTTTGCCCAATTAATTTACACTCTCTCCATCGTCCGAGGTTGTAAGAATGCGGGACTTGTCATGCAAGAACACCATCTTGATGATCATCGGATCTTCTCCCATTCCAGAATATAGGCCTACGTTCTTCGAAAGCAGGTTGTTTCTGGTACACAATGGAAGCAGTGTTGATCAAGATTCCAGCAGTCAGCGCCCATATCACGTACGATTCGTTCTCCCATTGGTGATCAAAGAAATGCAGCAAATATTTATGACCCATCCACTCCCTCTCCTCTCCTCTTCGATTTTCATCCTGATCAAATAATGATTAATTatcatttttctaaaaaatgcAAAGATTTTCAGACTCTGGaaaaatgaatgaatgaattccAAGAAACCCAGACCACCTTCAAAAACATTTCCAGAGGAGCATCAAATATAGATTCCACTTCATCGGCATTTGGGGCTGGTTTGAAGGCATTCTTGTCCCACAATATTCCAATCACTGGAAACACACTAATCTTTTTCTGCAACAAGACAAGGAAATTTAACATCTTTGGCTGGCAGAAAAATTAATCGACAAGAAACAGGGGATAGATACAAATTTAACATTCAAGCAAATATTTCGAGCACCTTCGTGTGGAAAGGTTCAAGAACAGCAACAACTTCTACAATGGAAGGTTCCAGTCCAATTTCCTCCTTTGCTTCCCTTAAAGCTGTATCAACATTTTTCAAATCGCACGCATCCCTCTTCCCTCCCGGCAATGCGACTTCACCTGAACATTAGATAAATTAGCCCACAAAATCTATGATCCCTATAAATAATTTCGCTACGGCAACAAGATGGTACCTGAATGAGAGGACATCGTTGAAGATCTTCTGGTAAGAATTACTCGAAGATCACCATTTTCACCTTCAAATAAACAGATCAAAACCGCAGCTGTATTGATGTTGATTTCTTGAGGAACCAATTCAGGAGCTTGATTATTGGAGATGTGGTCGTGCTGATTGGGTTTGAGAAGGCGGAGGCTTTGGGCTAATCGGACTAGGGTTTCTGATTTCCCGATACTGTTGGAATCCATTGACCCCAAATGAAAGAAGAGCCGACGTAATGCCTTTTTGTAAGAACACATATGATAGTGATTTTCCAACTTTGAATTCGAGCTCGATTGACCTAAGAAGATGGAGCCTGAATAGGCTGATACGGACTACAGTTTCCATTCAAGCACAAACAGTTTCCATTCAAGCACAAACTTTTCATAGACGAACATTCAAACTCGAAATCAATATCCACTATAAAACCAAGTGTTGAATTCGAGTTCAGAGGTAATATTTTATGAACTGATCTCTATTCGACTAAGTAAACATTGCTCCATTGGATTATCTAATATAGTATGGATCCCACGCGTATAGATAAAACTAATATATTTCCATAAATACATGACAATTACAATTTGCAAACGAATAATTGCCCGAACTGAGACATGGATCACAGCACAGCCAAAAGAAAGAGGGAGATAAAATGGTCCATCTCAAGTCATGGTAGTATCTTTAAGCACAACTTTAGGAACTTTGAACTTGGGGCTTTGTTCTAGAAAAGCTGGTGGCTTCTGATACACAACTGATGCAGCTCTAATCAAGATTGCGGCAGTCAAACCCCATATCAAGTACTTGTTTCCATTGATATCATAGTTGAAAAAATGAATCAAATACTCGACGCCCATCCACTCCCTTCTTTCCCATTTTCTGTTCTCATCCTGAATATGAACGAACATTTCATGAATACAGCAGATATAAAAGTACGTGCGAACAGCATGTGAGTAAAGGAAAGGTATATAGTTGTGAAAATACCTTGAGAAACATTTCCAACGGAGCATCGAATATGGCTTCCACTTCAGCAGCATTAGGAGAGGGATTGAAGTCATTCTTGTTGGAAAGAATGCCGATAACAGGGATCACTCTGAGAAGGTGCTGCGCAGATACTACTAAAGTTAGCTAATGTGTGAAGCAGAATAAACTCAAAGGTTTGTGCAAGTACAGAGTTCAATTGAAGATAATGGATTAACTATAGTATTTACTGTTAATGTGTTAGGGACCCAACTACTGTTGGGCTTGAATATAAACAGCCCCACGAGTTAAAAGCCTTTAGAAAACTTCTAGAAAGAAGGAAGGGAATAAAAATGTGAAAGGGGATACTTGTTATTCATTCGGTTATTTGGTTTCCTTGAGAGTGATTACTAGCTTTGGCTAGGGTAAAGAGAGTTCATCTCTTGTACAGAGGATTTCCTCTGGGATCTATGTTCTCCGTtcataatattaaatatgacTTTATTTTCTCCTTTATTTTGTGAACTATGGTCGATAAATTGAAAGAAACCTGTGGCTCTTAACATAACATACTTTTCCTTTCTAGCCTACTTATTCCAAGAGTAGAGGGCACAACTCCCCACCCCAACAAAAGTGTGAAGGTCTTTTTACATCTTAATATTTTTTAGGTGGGATAAAACAAATACGTCATTACACCCACGTATATAGCTGATGGTAATGATGCAAGCAATGCAAAGGTCATTTTAAATCATTATACCTCATAAATAAACACGCTAGATATTTGTGTGATTCTTTTTCCCTGATATTCCCACCCATCAATTATTTCGACTTGCAACTTATGAGATCGAACATGCAAGTCTTGGCtttgataaaaattataaatttgagCATACACTGCCTTGTTTTTAACATGTAATCTTTCCATACCTTTTTTTGTCCTACACAAAGTATTTTAAACTCTAGGGTTGGAATTGAGTCAAAAGAACATGCAAACCTATTTAAATAGTTAACTGAACATGAAACAAAGATTTGTAACCTTTATGACAAAGTGTCCCATTAAATTACCCGATTTTCAATCAGCTATGTCCTATCCTTTCACAAAACATGCTTCTAGGAACAGTTCATCACATTTCCATAGCACTCATACCCATATTGGTTTGAGGGACAAGTTTAAAACAGTTTATAAGAGTAAAAAGAAAACTTCTCTAGCAACTTGCATATTGATTTAATATAAAACAAGGATGAATGCAAAGAGATGCTAGTTGAGCCCATTGTGTAGAGCTTTGTTTGAACAAGCTCGTGGTTTTGGGGTGTGGTGTAACAGTTTAATTTTCAACATGTTCCTTAGGTTTCAGCTCTCCACAGTGAGTAGATCTCTTCGAGCAAAAATTTTCCCCGCCCAATGAAGCAAGTGTTCACAAGCTAAGAATACGTCTAAATAATAACTTTGGTAAATGTATTCACACAAAGGAATATCCTTGATGAATCAAAAATTTCTGACAGATAAAAACCGAGGAGATCGGTTGAACTAGGTTGACATACCTTGGATAAGAATGGTTCAAGGCATGTGACAACATTTACTAGAGAAGGATCCAACCCTATCTCCTCCTTTGCTTCTCTTGTTGCTGTCTCAGCATCACTGGTGTCTGTCTCCTCAGCCTTCCCTCCGGGCAATGAAACTTCACCTGTAATTCACATAATTTACAGAgttaaaatactgaaaataattcaTGAAAAAACCTTGAATGAGTCAGCAACCGAGTGACCACATGCACAAAGCAACCTTAGTTACCTGCAGTCAGCATCAACCAAACTCTAACAGAGTCACACACTACCGGCATCTCTTTAGAAATACAATTTATTTATCCCAATTTCTGAAGCGGGGAAACTTAGAATTTAAAAACCAAGATTTGGATTCCTATATTCGAATCATCCGagttaaaaaaacatattttgaaAGGCAATCAGTAAATGAGCCAAACGGTCAAtgatcatcctcacaagaatcACATGGTTGCCCATCACCAACGAAAAAAAGAAGCCCCTTACACATCACCTTCCCAAAATGCCACAAATTTAGTTCCACACAGAAGTAAGGAATCGAGTTTCATCTTTCATCACTTAACAGAAAAAGGTTTGATCAATCATCAATTCTACCTCGATCAACACTCACATTATCCACTTGAACCAAAAACTCAATtactcaaaaaattaaaatagaccAGAAATAGAAATGCAATTACATGAAACCTCAAATCCAGTTCAAGAAAATGTAATCAAATTTACCAGAGTGAGTGGACAGCCTCGACGATCTTTTGGTAAGAATTACTCTAAATTCCCCATCATCCCCTTCAAAAAGACAGACGAGGACCGCCGCTCTTTTAGGCGTGAACCTCTGGGCGGGCTGTTGTGCCACCGAAGTGACGGATTCCGCAAAACCCACTTGGGAAACCACTTTCCCGACACTATCCTCAATCCTCTGCTCCTTCGCATCATCATCCTCCTCCTCCGGCGGCGGTCTGTACAAGCGCAGCTGTTGGGCCAAGGACAAGAGCCTTCGAGAAGGCCCGAAATTGCGAGAATCCATGATTGCGATCCCGGCAAAAGAATATGAAACGGATGATGAGAGCAAATGGGCTTGGCAAGATTTCGATATTACGGAAATAGAGGTTCTTCTGAGAAGTGAGATCATGTGCACCGAATTATAATTAATAGCCTCCATTAGTAGTATCATTCATGCTTACCATTCGGGGATCGTAGACCTCCAATTTCTTGAATTATTACAACAGTTTTGGTCTACCAGCAATAGTTTGGTAGTTGAGGTTAATTTTTAGTTAATGAACCCTTTAGCTTCTCTCGTTCGTTCGACGAGATCCATATCCGTGAGATCTTCAGGATATTTTAACGTGAATGGAAAGATGGacatgtattttttattttttttttgagttattTGCATCAATCACTCTGTGAAATATCAAAAATGAACATTTTTTTccagtgaaattttaataggtatCTTCAATCCtgatgttttaaaaaattagcacactcgtcTTTTCAGATGAGTGATTATTGCGCACGCTCTCCTCATGCGACtgagcaaagattttgatatttttttttgcaccaaatacccctgtgaaatattaaaaatgcatatttgacccctatgaaaataatttttaaatctattcaattcataatacacaatttttaataaaatccaattataaatagttagcaaacattttttgttttattaatttttaatttttattttaaatgtattatcattaattaattatatattttctaaaaaatattattactttatcatgttatcattattttattaaactcacttcgtattttcaacttttttattaaacatgcattcataaacaagtatttaaataatttcaagtaccaaaatattgaactaaactgataagttcaaacatattgctttttcgatttaggattatacattattgaaccaaaatttaaatttttcgagaatatgcattgcacaatttgtaataaataataaaaaataatgataacgagataaagtaatagtttttttagaaataaattaattaaaaattataaatttaaaataaaaaataaaaacaaataaaattaaaaatggttGGTACTTATCATgcacttatcattttgatttaatattttggtacttttaggtatttaaatctcgtttatgaatgcatttttaatggagaagttggaaacaagaagaaagtttaataaaataatgataacaagataaaataataatattttttaaaaaacaatatataatcataataaaattaataaaacgaaaaatatttgctaaatattttataattagattttaataaaaattgtgtattatgggttgaatagatttaaaaattattttcacaggggtcaaatatgtattttaatattttacaggg
It encodes:
- the LOC140887723 gene encoding nudix hydrolase 11-like; this translates as MCSYKKALRRLFFHLGSMDSNSIGKSETLVRLAQSLRLLKPNQHDHISNNQAPELVPQEININTAAVLICLFEGENGDLRVILTRRSSTMSSHSGEVALPGGKRDACDLKNVDTALREAKEEIGLEPSIVEVVAVLEPFHTKKKISVFPVIGILWDKNAFKPAPNADEVESIFDAPLEMFLKDENRRGEEREWMGHKYLLHFFDHQWENESYVIWALTAGILINTASIVYQKQPAFEERRPIFWNGRRSDDHQDGVLA
- the LOC140887722 gene encoding nudix hydrolase 15, mitochondrial-like — translated: MILLMEAINYNSVHMISLLRRTSISVISKSCQAHLLSSSVSYSFAGIAIMDSRNFGPSRRLLSLAQQLRLYRPPPEEEDDDAKEQRIEDSVGKVVSQVGFAESVTSVAQQPAQRFTPKRAAVLVCLFEGDDGEFRVILTKRSSRLSTHSGEVSLPGGKAEETDTSDAETATREAKEEIGLDPSLVNVVTCLEPFLSKHLLRVIPVIGILSNKNDFNPSPNAAEVEAIFDAPLEMFLKDENRKWERREWMGVEYLIHFFNYDINGNKYLIWGLTAAILIRAASVVYQKPPAFLEQSPKFKVPKVVLKDTTMT